The proteins below come from a single uncultured Dethiosulfovibrio sp. genomic window:
- a CDS encoding phage tail tape measure protein — MNLNEIWIKIKVNIDEASKNIGEFGKKLDSFGNKAVAIGNSMSKVADPMMGGLMKGVSAVTAGIGGIAAAALKVGGDFEHAMLMVQGVAGATEAQFKQMSDAAAKLGEDLPISATAAAEAMYSLASAGLSTEEILSSVQDVAAISIAQNYDLASSAEMVVGAMSVYGLAAEQAGRITDAFANATKSSQLNMEKMKYALAGAGKDAARLGLDLEQTLAALGVLADTNMDGSTMGTGLKSVLLSLLSPTEDLARLFRKIGYEAVDADGKLKPLEETFRVLREAGISSADAVAFFGKEASGVADVLINNADKMTRLEEVMRTTGSAQALLENQMKSLKNHLKGLSSALEQSLIITFNGIKKETKELVNTGIEAVKAFNGWAEQTDVVAKSIVGFSEGLGLASVSADSFAESLKKISVDDVVKKFEGIGEGIAKIGKGFSDLNEHIPWGVLIDNIEGIGLAIIGFWSLAKVTAIIGNIAIFGGALANLWTGTLVPLAAWMVANPFAVTLMTTAGALIWLGKQLWDCADAWFKWGKARREAQLAEERANEFEGISKDYVDAVKGSADALDKLPPKYRELAEASIKAKKDMMEQIKGMGGEKTDVLLEIMQEYPEAFRLIWTAVAEEADKGMAMLPEKLRARYMEAFKEMEWVQRKLAENKDMFSNPEDLQNEWASRQAGKTRQSISEVDYAIARVQDRLKEIKVQGAQAMESFGLSTAEAGAIMKEELLKTVTEFKDGLEKESPYMATAFVNALEKMGKEGGDAMMNAVTNALKDKKDAPVDVLTGAIKQGLIKGPALKEAMGIIKKRAEEMAEEASKAIEAQFSGYSPELLKALKIFQSSNALGQVGIETKFKPAAPGASVKNISNPVSVQIGTVNVGKPEDAKKTGQSIGEGISRSFYPSY, encoded by the coding sequence GTGAACCTCAACGAGATATGGATCAAGATAAAGGTCAATATCGACGAGGCGTCAAAGAACATAGGGGAGTTTGGCAAAAAGCTGGACTCCTTTGGGAACAAAGCGGTGGCCATAGGTAACAGCATGAGCAAGGTCGCCGATCCTATGATGGGCGGCCTCATGAAAGGCGTGTCGGCCGTCACCGCTGGCATAGGAGGGATCGCCGCCGCCGCCCTCAAGGTCGGAGGAGACTTTGAGCACGCCATGTTGATGGTCCAAGGAGTAGCAGGGGCCACCGAGGCGCAGTTTAAGCAGATGAGCGATGCCGCGGCAAAGCTGGGAGAAGACCTCCCGATCTCAGCCACGGCGGCGGCGGAAGCGATGTATTCCCTTGCTTCGGCGGGGCTTTCGACGGAGGAGATCCTTTCTTCGGTCCAGGACGTTGCCGCCATCAGTATTGCCCAAAACTACGACCTGGCGAGCTCTGCCGAGATGGTTGTTGGAGCTATGTCGGTCTATGGCTTGGCGGCGGAGCAAGCGGGCAGGATCACCGATGCCTTTGCCAACGCTACGAAATCCTCTCAGCTCAACATGGAGAAGATGAAGTATGCACTGGCTGGAGCTGGTAAGGATGCCGCAAGGTTAGGGCTTGATCTGGAGCAGACTCTGGCTGCTTTGGGCGTTCTGGCGGACACAAACATGGATGGGTCCACCATGGGTACGGGCCTAAAGTCGGTTTTGCTGTCCCTGTTGAGCCCTACTGAGGACCTGGCAAGGCTCTTCCGGAAGATAGGGTATGAGGCGGTTGACGCCGACGGGAAGCTAAAGCCACTGGAGGAGACTTTCAGAGTCCTCCGAGAGGCGGGAATATCCTCCGCTGATGCGGTAGCTTTCTTCGGCAAGGAGGCCTCCGGCGTCGCTGACGTGCTGATCAACAACGCCGATAAGATGACCCGGCTCGAGGAGGTTATGAGGACAACCGGTTCCGCTCAGGCGTTGCTGGAAAATCAGATGAAGTCCCTTAAAAACCATCTAAAGGGACTCTCCTCCGCCCTCGAGCAATCGCTGATAATCACCTTCAACGGCATAAAGAAGGAGACCAAGGAGCTTGTCAATACCGGGATAGAGGCCGTGAAGGCTTTCAACGGATGGGCAGAGCAGACCGACGTTGTAGCGAAATCCATAGTCGGCTTTTCCGAAGGGTTGGGGCTTGCGTCTGTTTCTGCAGACTCTTTTGCTGAGTCCCTTAAAAAGATCTCCGTCGACGATGTCGTCAAAAAGTTTGAGGGGATTGGAGAGGGAATAGCCAAGATAGGGAAGGGCTTTTCTGACCTGAACGAACATATACCCTGGGGTGTGTTGATAGACAACATCGAGGGTATAGGCTTGGCGATCATCGGGTTTTGGTCCTTAGCCAAAGTGACTGCCATCATAGGCAACATCGCCATTTTTGGTGGGGCTCTTGCAAATCTTTGGACAGGAACATTGGTCCCCCTGGCCGCTTGGATGGTTGCGAATCCTTTTGCCGTCACACTGATGACTACCGCCGGGGCTCTTATTTGGTTGGGGAAACAGCTTTGGGACTGTGCAGATGCCTGGTTCAAATGGGGGAAGGCAAGGAGAGAAGCCCAGCTAGCAGAAGAGCGAGCGAACGAGTTTGAAGGAATCTCTAAGGATTATGTCGATGCCGTCAAGGGGAGTGCTGACGCACTAGACAAGCTGCCTCCAAAGTATCGGGAGCTGGCAGAGGCCTCCATCAAAGCGAAAAAAGACATGATGGAACAGATCAAGGGCATGGGCGGGGAAAAGACCGACGTCCTGCTGGAGATCATGCAGGAATATCCCGAGGCCTTTCGGCTGATATGGACTGCGGTAGCGGAGGAAGCAGATAAAGGCATGGCGATGCTGCCCGAAAAACTCCGAGCCCGCTACATGGAAGCCTTTAAAGAGATGGAGTGGGTCCAGCGGAAGCTAGCCGAGAACAAAGACATGTTCTCCAACCCCGAGGACCTGCAAAACGAGTGGGCAAGCCGCCAGGCAGGGAAAACCCGGCAAAGTATCTCCGAGGTGGATTACGCTATAGCCCGGGTCCAGGACCGGCTCAAAGAGATAAAGGTGCAGGGAGCCCAGGCGATGGAGTCCTTTGGCCTGTCTACAGCGGAGGCCGGGGCCATCATGAAAGAGGAGCTACTAAAGACCGTCACCGAGTTCAAGGACGGCCTGGAAAAAGAAAGCCCCTATATGGCGACGGCCTTCGTCAACGCCCTGGAGAAGATGGGCAAAGAGGGCGGCGATGCGATGATGAACGCCGTTACCAACGCCTTGAAGGATAAGAAAGACGCTCCGGTGGATGTTTTGACAGGAGCGATAAAGCAAGGACTTATAAAAGGACCTGCCCTGAAAGAAGCCATGGGTATCATAAAAAAGAGGGCAGAGGAGATGGCGGAAGAGGCGTCAAAGGCGATTGAGGCTCAGTTCTCTGGATACTCTCCTGAACTACTAAAGGCTTTGAAGATCTTTCAAAGCTCCAACGCTCTCGGACAGGTAGGCATAGAGACCAAGTTTAAGCCCGCTGCGCCTGGAGCGTCGGTGAAAAACATCTCCAATCCGGTCTCTGTCCAGATCGGCACGGTGAACGTAGGCAAGCCCGAGGACGCCAAGAAGACGGGGCAGAGCATAGGCGAGGGTATCTCTCGGTCCTTTTATCCCAGCTACTGA
- a CDS encoding phage virion morphogenesis protein, protein MKIDITMEGLPEVKKLLENVKVAPKSNRLWAGIAQKMRAESMECFRKQRAPDGTPWKKLSDATLRSRAYRTTRGYRQKLKHMKGNQSVKYLRAMASATILQDNGKLKGSVATKYTDTSAEVGSVLKYASVHQLGCKEKNIPPRPFLGVSERGMRVIVAMINQAIERAGK, encoded by the coding sequence ATGAAGATAGATATCACCATGGAAGGCTTGCCCGAGGTCAAGAAGCTCCTGGAGAACGTCAAGGTAGCTCCGAAGAGTAACCGCCTCTGGGCAGGGATAGCCCAGAAGATGAGGGCGGAGTCGATGGAGTGTTTCAGGAAGCAGCGGGCTCCTGACGGGACACCGTGGAAGAAACTGTCTGACGCTACCCTTCGATCCAGGGCTTATCGGACCACGAGGGGGTATCGTCAGAAGTTAAAGCACATGAAGGGTAATCAGTCGGTTAAGTACCTCCGGGCGATGGCCTCGGCAACAATCCTTCAGGACAACGGAAAACTCAAAGGCTCGGTGGCAACAAAGTACACCGATACCTCAGCGGAGGTCGGTTCTGTCCTCAAGTACGCCAGTGTGCATCAGCTAGGGTGTAAGGAAAAGAACATCCCTCCAAGGCCATTTCTTGGAGTTTCGGAAAGAGGCATGAGGGTGATCGTGGCGATGATAAACCAGGCGATAGAAAGGGCTGGTAAATGA
- a CDS encoding major capsid protein, translating into MDPLDLYTPATLTHSINRIKPENLFLTKVLGQGTSIKAPTEAAMFDVEHGRRDMAPMGHNGDPAAKVDLAEGYKTYTVTPPQIFLEDKIKASEVASRRMAGQSPLTVGSGNSDGVVAAFNDMIAKKQQNLKRAISRRVEWMFSQILGTGKIEYMEDSNGRPFSLDFGVPAGNKFTISEKWDASSSAGDPIVQFPQLQRTFAEQNGVNPTVILAGRGAADAFRGNPNVKSWLKSAGVQMLQISQGNKEDLVTPIAQIPGVGTMVEYSATYPADGTGVATPYIPEDCVILTHPSLWEMHYGAISDFDLGENPLAMVELYSKIKVSPDGKTKSLFAESHPLPVLTSDTGIMVVKVIG; encoded by the coding sequence ATGGATCCGCTTGATCTCTACACACCAGCGACACTGACCCACTCTATAAACAGGATAAAGCCTGAGAACCTCTTCCTTACAAAGGTGCTTGGGCAGGGAACCTCCATAAAGGCTCCGACGGAAGCCGCTATGTTCGACGTCGAGCATGGTAGGCGTGATATGGCTCCGATGGGGCACAACGGCGATCCTGCGGCTAAGGTCGATCTGGCCGAGGGCTACAAGACCTACACCGTCACTCCTCCTCAGATCTTTTTGGAGGACAAGATCAAGGCTTCAGAGGTGGCCAGTCGGAGAATGGCTGGGCAGTCTCCCCTTACCGTTGGCTCCGGGAACAGCGATGGGGTGGTAGCAGCTTTCAACGACATGATCGCCAAGAAACAGCAGAACCTGAAGAGGGCTATCTCTAGGCGAGTGGAATGGATGTTCTCCCAGATCTTGGGGACCGGCAAGATCGAGTATATGGAAGACTCCAATGGGAGGCCTTTCTCCCTCGATTTCGGAGTTCCCGCAGGTAACAAGTTCACTATATCGGAGAAATGGGATGCTTCGTCCAGTGCTGGCGATCCTATCGTCCAGTTCCCCCAGCTTCAGCGGACCTTCGCTGAGCAAAATGGCGTAAACCCAACCGTGATTCTTGCGGGAAGAGGGGCGGCCGATGCTTTCAGGGGGAACCCCAACGTCAAGAGCTGGCTCAAGAGTGCCGGTGTCCAGATGCTTCAGATCAGCCAGGGTAACAAGGAGGATCTGGTTACCCCGATCGCACAGATTCCTGGGGTGGGGACGATGGTGGAGTATTCAGCTACCTACCCTGCCGACGGGACCGGAGTAGCCACGCCATACATTCCCGAGGACTGTGTCATATTGACCCATCCGTCTCTGTGGGAGATGCATTACGGGGCTATCAGCGATTTTGACCTTGGTGAAAATCCTCTGGCCATGGTCGAGCTGTACAGCAAGATAAAAGTCTCCCCTGATGGCAAGACAAAGAGCCTCTTCGCTGAGTCTCATCCTCTGCCGGTCCTGACCAGCGATACAGGGATAATGGTCGTCAAGGTTATCGGCTAG
- a CDS encoding phage protein Gp36 family protein, whose protein sequence is MYCTAEDIRGELYLPLIKQMETRFGTGFDAFLEGHAVKATDYINAQLAGRFPVPFRVPPSIIVSVAAKLAAYFAIAQFSEREELSEDKYKAAKEMLAGLRDAGHLPGEILPPGNVRGGSLPQVFTDDELAGW, encoded by the coding sequence ATGTACTGCACGGCGGAGGATATCAGGGGAGAGCTGTATCTTCCCCTCATCAAGCAGATGGAGACACGCTTTGGCACGGGGTTTGATGCTTTTTTGGAGGGCCATGCCGTCAAGGCGACGGACTACATAAACGCTCAACTGGCGGGGCGGTTCCCGGTTCCCTTTCGTGTCCCTCCGTCGATCATCGTTTCCGTTGCCGCCAAGCTGGCGGCCTACTTTGCTATAGCTCAGTTTTCCGAACGGGAAGAGCTCTCCGAGGATAAGTACAAGGCCGCAAAGGAGATGCTGGCAGGGCTGAGAGATGCGGGCCATCTGCCTGGAGAGATACTGCCCCCTGGGAACGTTCGGGGCGGGAGCCTCCCCCAGGTCTTCACCGACGACGAGTTAGCGGGGTGGTAG
- a CDS encoding phage protease, protein MPELITTQAVSLSEELWYNALPIGQFSDPRYGKVNITPDLVTKLAANMGKALAYPPPVKLGHGDGAPSPGTIKEAVAKADGLHLRMEVDDKAAEDIRAGRYRYMSAEYHPDYMDKTTGKNVGPCLLGVALVNQPAHPGVRPIFLSDSGSWTQDKEPEKGGNNMDPEKIKELEAKIAALESEKKDLADKAEEAKKLADGAVEEATKLKRERHEAEVKAFCDDWAAKGVPPVVVDKIKPVLLADGGGVIKLSDAKETDIKTLLGDIFEAIPKVSLRALGDPTAEKQIDSIKLGDDIAACANGPDEGGK, encoded by the coding sequence TGATAACGACACAGGCAGTCTCCCTGTCTGAGGAGCTATGGTACAACGCTCTACCGATAGGGCAGTTTAGCGATCCTCGGTACGGGAAGGTGAACATAACGCCGGATCTAGTAACCAAGCTGGCGGCGAACATGGGGAAGGCTTTAGCCTATCCTCCTCCGGTAAAGCTGGGCCATGGAGATGGAGCTCCAAGCCCGGGGACGATAAAGGAGGCGGTGGCGAAGGCCGACGGACTACATCTGAGGATGGAGGTGGACGACAAAGCGGCGGAAGATATCAGGGCGGGGCGGTATCGGTACATGAGTGCCGAGTACCATCCCGATTACATGGATAAGACCACAGGGAAGAACGTAGGGCCGTGCCTATTGGGTGTCGCTTTGGTGAACCAGCCAGCGCATCCAGGGGTACGGCCTATTTTTTTGAGCGACAGCGGATCGTGGACCCAGGACAAGGAACCAGAGAAAGGTGGTAATAACATGGACCCGGAGAAGATAAAGGAGCTAGAGGCAAAAATAGCGGCGTTGGAGTCGGAGAAAAAGGATCTGGCTGACAAGGCAGAAGAGGCTAAGAAGCTGGCCGATGGAGCTGTCGAGGAAGCCACAAAGTTGAAGAGGGAGCGACACGAGGCAGAGGTCAAGGCCTTTTGCGACGACTGGGCGGCTAAGGGGGTTCCTCCGGTCGTTGTGGACAAGATAAAGCCGGTCCTGTTGGCTGATGGCGGTGGGGTTATCAAGCTCTCTGACGCCAAGGAGACGGATATCAAAACCTTGCTCGGCGATATCTTTGAGGCTATTCCCAAAGTGTCCCTGAGGGCTTTAGGCGACCCAACGGCTGAGAAGCAAATCGACTCTATAAAACTAGGCGACGACATAGCGGCCTGTGCGAATGGGCCCGATGAAGGAGGCAAGTAA